The following DNA comes from Anastrepha obliqua isolate idAnaObli1 chromosome 1, idAnaObli1_1.0, whole genome shotgun sequence.
AGTCCACTTTTGctgtaataacaataaaaaaattgtttttgtcttattatacctaatttttcggcaggcaatggcaaaccgccgagtgtatttctgccatgaaaaagctcctcataaaaatatctgccgttcggagtcggcttgaaactgtaggtctctccatttgtggaacaacatcaagacgcacaccacaaataggaggaggagctcggccaaacacccaaaaagggtgtacgcgccaattatatatatacatatatacctaatttttcacaataaataaaaatcattaaaagttACTCGAAAGAaaagatttgtttattttgtaacCACCATTGCCCAAAGTTGCTCACAAGCTGGGGTCGAAAGGGTTAAGAAATGCAGAGCTCGTtgcaaaatattctttaaattacACAAATAAATTGCAAACTTAAAGCAGCACTGAATCACGTTTATACTCTGCTATACCTTATATTGATCAGCGCCAATCTGATAATAGGCCAATGCTTAGTAAGGGCGGTAACGATTCTGGCAACTTCAGGACTAGACTTCATTACGTTATCTTAAGGTTAAACATTTTATATTGAAGTGTAGGCGTAGATAATCCCAGCAGACCAACCAGCGATCGCACTTCATTCCTTCTCAGGCACTCATTTCAATTCAATCTTGTTTCTCTCTTTGAGGGAATTCAGcctcaatgaaaattttttaagagatATAAGcaattttcagtgattttatgGCAGCCTGGCCGACCTTACACGCAATTATCGATTCGGCTACGCTAAGTATCGCAAAAACTACCAAACAAACAACTGTTGGCACAATCTCCAGTACATAAGTAAATCTGCCATTTTTCTCCAAATGTCATTCGTAAAGAAGTGGTTTCTAAAATCTCCTAACAGATATGCGGAATTTAGACCTTAATTTGTTCCCTATGAAACAGGCTGACACTATATTTTCTGCCTGAGGACATATCTGAGTCAAATTTATCAATAGGAGCATGGCATGTATCCGGTTCTGACATCCGATCAAATAGTTTCCTATGACCCGAATCCCATTCTGATGCCACAGAGAAAGCAAGCAGAAAGGAGCATTAAGAGCAGCTTCTCATGGCGCCCGTTATGCCCACACATACAAGAACTTCTCCGCAGACAGTCTCTTTtacgtataataaaaaaactaaagtcCACTACAACTTAattatcaatttaaaatttaactattGCTTCGCACCGCTAATCTAATCTATTAATCTCTAAATCACCTGTCAGCCACAATCTATGTCTCTAGTATTGCACCTTAATAAATAACATTATCTTTGAGCCACTTCACAAATAGTCTCCGTCACATTAGTGCCTCAAGTTCTGCCTTTCAGTTCTACCAGTTCAGTTGATTTTTGACTCAACCCACTGCACACCATGTCGCATACGAGACGCGCACTTTTCTACGCAACTGTCGTTTGTATTCTTCTCGCGGCACAGGCGCTGCCGCCTTGCGCACGTGACGATGAGGAATGTCGTGACAGTCGCATGCATCCGGACCTTGAAGAGCCCACCGGTCGTGTATTTGCACGCAAATTTGATGGCGATGACACCAACGATTACTGGCGCAATCAGGGTAAAGAATTCATCAAGGCTAAGCTCGCTGAAAAACGAAATACCAACAAGGCAAAGAATGTGATTTTATTCTTGGGCGATGGCATGGGCATTACCACACACTCCGCAGCACGAAACCTTATCGGTGGTGAGGAGCAGTACTTCTCCTTCGAGAAGTTTCCATACACAGGTCTATCGAAGACATACGCAATCGATCGCATTGTACCCGACTCTGCGAATACCGCCACCGCCTACTTGTGCGGCGTCAAAGCCATGGAGGGCACAATTGGTGTGAGCGGTCAGGTAGAGCGCGAAGACTGTGAAGCTATGTTGAACACCAGCACGCACGTCTACTCGATCGCCAAATGGGCAATGGATGCCGGAAAGTCGGCTGGTGTTGTGACGACCACAAGAATTACGCACGCTTCACCTGCGGGCGTCTATGCTCACATTGCCGAACGCGATTGGGAAGATGACAGTGAGGTGAAACAGTCCTGTGGCGACAACACCAACGTAAAGGACATAGCATATCAGCTAATACACGGTGAAGTGGGCAGCAAGCTTTCACTTATGATGGGCGGTGGCAAGCGACATTTTGTAGACCCCAAAATTTATGAGAACGGCACCCGCAGCGATGGGCTAAATCTGATCGAGCAATACCAAGAGCTAAGCGCACAGAATGCGTACGTTGAATCGCGCGCTGAACTTAATAACTTGAACTTCACCAATGTAGAGCGTGTATTGGGTATTTTTGCTGATAGCCACTTGAAATATCACTTGGAAACTGACGAAAGCTCAGTGCAGCCCACACTGGAGGAGATGACACGCAAAGCGATTGAGTTTTTGAGTCGCAACGAGCAGGGCTACTTCATTTTCATCGAAGGTGGACGCATCGATACAGCGCACCATGACAATATGGCACGCATTGCGCTCGACGAGGTGGTTGAGTTCTCAAAAGCCATACAGGCGGCACGCGATTTGACCAACGAAGAGGACACCTTGATTGTGGTAACAGCCGATCATTCGCATTCATTCAGCTATTCCGGCTATCCAGTGAgtagaaaattataatattaagcATTGAAATGACTTGAACTAACCAGTTTTTTCTTGCGTTTACAGTACCGTGGCAATGACATCTTTGCACGCACACCCGCAAATCCCGTAGACAAAATACCGTACATGACTTTGAGCTATGCAAATGGTCCGGGTTATGAGACATTCTATGACGTCGTGAATAAGGTGCGCCGCGATCCAACAACACTCATAACAGGCGATATATACGACGCGTTTCCCGCTACCGCACCACTTGACTCGGAGACGCATGGGGGTGATGATGTGGCTGTATTCGCTTCAGGTCCCTGGTCTCACTTGTTTACTGGCACTTATGAGCAAAACACCATTCCACATTTGATGGCTTACGCCTCGTGCTTATCGGACGGCCTAACCACTTGTTCGAATGCGGAAAAGTAGTTTACACACTTTGCAATAGAAATGGTTAcgttttgaattaaaataagaGAATTAttgtacttttaaaaaaatatttttaatgccatttaatattacttttgtAGTGATAATAGTAGGGGAAGCGCTGGACAGTGTATTACTggtttcaaattcaaataaagCTATATTTTCTCTGTTTGTAATGAAAAACCTGTCATCATTGTATTTACCAATTTTATACATACTTATCAAACCGGAAGACCTGACATTCACTGCCTATTTGtggattttaaaaaagtttttgacaGCATCGATAGAAACAAGCTGCTTTTAAACCTTCGTCGACAAAGACGGCAGGAATGGTAGAATATAACCCGCTCATGAAAAGTATTTTGCTTACCTGAAACTTcccaaaaataaattactatGCAGGTGGTGGAATCTAAAGATGTTCGCCTTATAAGTGCTTAGAGAAGCAACGCAAGGCACCGAATCGTATGGAGCGCGATTGTGAAGGAAACACAGACTCACCTCGAGCTGTAATTGCTATGATgataaatttaatcatttttttaatcggTCTCGTACCTGTTCTGCCAGCTGAAAGATGCCAATGCTACTGACAACAATTTGTAAAGTTGAATCCcatgttgaaaaaaattcagcagGTGTGGCCAAGAGCAGATCGTTAGACCGCTCTCAGCGTATTTGGCTCAGATACTTTGGGAGCCCAAGAATTTTGAATATCAATAAAGTCTCTTGTACAGAAATGCATGTGTTGTGGAAATGTTTCAACAGTGTAGCCCGATCCTCGGTGCTAGGCCTCGCGGAATTTGGAGAACATGAAGGCTGTTCGTGGCGAGGTCTGTGCGAACATCTTGGGTTCTTGTTTTAGTTTtggttgtaacagcataaacctTCCGTATACATGCAGGTTTATTGCCTCTGGATAACCCGCCACACCTGGAATAAAGCTGTATGCTCTCTCTCCAAAAATGGTTATTTTGACTCGCCTTTTCGCTCTCCTGATTTAACTAGCGCCGAACTTTTTCATGTGGGACTACTTAAAAGAAGGTAAATACGAACAAATCTCAAAACTTGACGCCACAACCCCAGAAAAAGTGCGAAGCGTTATTACTTActtccttattttttaatttcaattgtcttatatataaaaattaatatttggttGTTTGTACGTATTTTAAAAGCTGCCAGACCAATCATCggattaaaatgaaacttcGTCAGCTTAATGACTGCAATTGCCGGAAGGATATAGGTATAGtagaattaatttaaaaaagaggGGCGGGGCACCTTCCATATAAACCAATTGTTTTATATAACATACTTTCCGAACCTTTCCATTaggacaaaaaaatattacttaatttcgGAACCATGTGGAACTAGTTGCCACAAGGACATAAAATATGATTACCTTAACCATTCGTAAAAGTGGGCGGCATTTGTAAAAGAGGCGTGGCAGCCCCCATATAAACCAATTCCTTATTTTGCTATAGTTTCGAAACCATTTATGGAGAGTATTATGATTTCGCATAGCTTTATAAATATCGGTAATTTAACAACGCACAAAGGCAGACGATATTGGTAAAGGGGgcatggcacctcccatatGTCGAGTTTTTAACATTGCATAGTTTCGAAACCATTTATGGTATATTAATGGCATTTGGCACAGATTCGTAATATAGCAATGCCTTAATAATTACGAAAAGTAGGCGGGGTCGATAAAAAAGGCGTGGCAATTGTGAAATATTGCAACATTTCGTAACCATTCAATATCGATGTCTTCATATTACCAAAAAGTGATCGGAAATTGGTAAAGGGAACACAACAAACAAATAGTAATTACTGGAAAAATGTAAGCCAACAATAATAGTTTCGACCTGGACACTGATATCGAGGGTTTTCCAAATTTCACGGCAAGTAATATTACGTTCCAGCGGCCTCGGTaaactagcgtaagtgcactagcctgccatcccagaggttgtgggttcgaatcccatgtAAATCACCaccctcgcacttttccaaattaacTTTTCtctgtttcgaaaaaaaaacttccatTCCGCACATTAAttagcgcattatttgcattgtggctgctaaaacaagcaaaaaaaaaaaaacaaagaaaaacacacagttaaacattgcatcagtggcgccagcaagaggaagcgggcgaccgcggtaatagcgcagacacatgaAATTTAGTGAACTCcgcaaccatctgtgcgatccttctgccagaaaaatttgaGACATAGATGGCGCTCGAAGCAGTAAGAACAGATTGTCGAAACCGACGCAAGACTCAGTCTTGAGTGAACaaggtaaaaaatatgtatattacgtTAGGGTAATAAGAGAACACAGAAATATCTATATCTACAAACCGGAAAAACTGAAGGAACATAGCAATTTTCATAATAGCATTTTGTTTTCTGTTGCAAAGTTTTGAGCGAAGTTTATTAAGAAAAGTTCTTTTAAAGAGAATACACGACTTATTTTTCATGAGTGTACTAaacaaaataattcttttaatCAAATTAGTTTTACTGTGACGGCAACGTCCCGGGTAATAGCTAGTTTTTTATAACGGTAAGTATAATTTATTCTCCTAGAAATATATCTGTGATACTTAAacttaaataacaaatttaaaaaaaaatttcaaaaaaatgtcttatttttttgatcagaaattttagaaaaatttcaggtaAGCAATTTTTTGTACTCGTACATTACATTTTTACATCACAAAgagatttttcataattttttcagctgaatgtgttgaaaattttctccatataacggcATTTTTTGTTCATACGGAGAAAATGCGAAACATctcgcgggaaaaaaattatcaaaaatcaacaaatttcagcgacttcaaacttgcaactaaaatttaattgggTATAGAACTGCGTacccaattttctttttttttaattcggattcaaaatttttaactttgattTTGTTATACACGTTGatgcaaaattagtcatccagttttgtttttgaatagttatttactaaaaacaaaactattttgaGGGATGGAAATCTATAGGGTGGATAATTTTGCGCCCCTTTgtaaaataaactatatttaaaaaaaaacaattcaagttaaaaaataaataggtaCAGCCATGGACAGAGAAATAGCACACAAGACTAACTTcacctcaaacttaaattaaatttatttataacataaaatttaatttcaaaaaacaaatgtttgtcCGTGCGCTTATTCCTTTCTAATCATTATTGTTACAATGCGACTATATCAGCTGGACACTTAAATAGCACACGCTGtaattatattgaaattttaattaaaaaatgtatagaatCGCATCAGATTCATAAGTTACCTCAATATTTAGTTGATTGGCCACAACTTTTTATAGTTGCATCACATCTTCGGGACATACTCTCCACTAATGCCCTGCATTTGCTCACCGGGATCGAATTCCACTCTTTTTTGATTCCTTCCCATAATTCATCggcagttttgaaaatttttccccCGATCTTAACCTTAACATCATTCCAAAGATTTTCTATAGCATTAAGATCGGGGATTTGAGTCGGCCAACTCAAAACTTCTACACGTTCTTTATTGAACCTCTCTTTCACCACCTTTGATAAATGTTTAGGATCATTATCCCGCATGAATATCCAATTTACGgacatattttcaaaagcaaatggcTCCATTGTACTTTTaagtatatctaaataaatagtTTGTGTGCATTTTGCCATTAATTCGCACCAATGGACCAACGCCATACCACGAAAACGCACCCCAAGCCATAACACTTCCTCCACGCTTAACTGTTTTCTTAATGTACCTTGAGTTGTACGCTTGGTTTTTTGGGCGATGAACGAATGATTTTCCATCACGTCCGATCCTATTAATCTTAGTTTCATCGCTCCATAGTACTATTTACCAAAAATGAACATCCTACTTTGATGCAGCTTTGCAAATGTCAACCGcgctttgatatattttttttttttttgtaagaagtGGTTCCTTCCTGCTGGTTCTTCCATACAAATTCGCTTCATTCAAACGTCTTCTAACCAGTCTACTGGACACATCAAAGTTGTGCTTTTCATTAACTTCCGTCATTATGGCATTTGAGGACTTAAAAGGATCGGCTTTACATTTCcgtacaataattttatctATTCTTGGCGTGGTTTTACGTGGCGGAGActtccttatttttttgtttagcaaATAACTTTTGTCTGCTTGGATCAATTTAATATCACTATGCACCATTTTTCTAGAACAATCTAGTAATTCGGCAATTTTCGATTTGTTGGTGCCTTTTTCAAAAAGATTCCaaataagttttcttttttcaagaGTGCAATGTACGCCACGacccatatttaaaaaaaattgttatattttatcatttgcACAAAATACACGAAATACTTCAACAAATTGActgattaatatttaatttaagaatGA
Coding sequences within:
- the LOC129235488 gene encoding membrane-bound alkaline phosphatase-like, whose translation is MSHTRRALFYATVVCILLAAQALPPCARDDEECRDSRMHPDLEEPTGRVFARKFDGDDTNDYWRNQGKEFIKAKLAEKRNTNKAKNVILFLGDGMGITTHSAARNLIGGEEQYFSFEKFPYTGLSKTYAIDRIVPDSANTATAYLCGVKAMEGTIGVSGQVEREDCEAMLNTSTHVYSIAKWAMDAGKSAGVVTTTRITHASPAGVYAHIAERDWEDDSEVKQSCGDNTNVKDIAYQLIHGEVGSKLSLMMGGGKRHFVDPKIYENGTRSDGLNLIEQYQELSAQNAYVESRAELNNLNFTNVERVLGIFADSHLKYHLETDESSVQPTLEEMTRKAIEFLSRNEQGYFIFIEGGRIDTAHHDNMARIALDEVVEFSKAIQAARDLTNEEDTLIVVTADHSHSFSYSGYPYRGNDIFARTPANPVDKIPYMTLSYANGPGYETFYDVVNKVRRDPTTLITGDIYDAFPATAPLDSETHGGDDVAVFASGPWSHLFTGTYEQNTIPHLMAYASCLSDGLTTCSNAEK